One Sodalinema gerasimenkoae IPPAS B-353 DNA segment encodes these proteins:
- a CDS encoding NAD(P)(+) transhydrogenase (Re/Si-specific) subunit beta, producing the protein MSDFLPTGIQLSYLVAASLFFVGLKRLGSPATARQGNRLASLAMLVAIVATLLDRQVLNHQMILLGIAIGSVIGAITAQKVAMTSMPQLVGLFNGLGGAASALVAMAEFWHYFDLTAEPNAGSTITVMLGVLIGGVTFTGSLVAFAKLQGLISGSPITFPLQQPFNAALLASFLIGSGYLVATSPTPSLFLGLVAISLVLGIMFVIPIGGGDMPVVISLLNSFSGLAASAAGFVVMNNMLIIAGALVGASGIILTIIMCKGMNRSLTNVLFAAFGTGESGGTAAAGGSAQGDKVVRNIDPEECAMMLGYARSVVIVPGYGMAVAQAQHSIRELADQLDKMGVEVKYAIHPVAGRMPGHMNVLLAEANVPYDALYDMDDINPQFEETDVALVIGANDVVNPSAQTQKDSPIYGMPIIQVDRAKHAIVIKRGLSTGFAGVDNELFYRDKTMMLFGSAKEMVSKLVAEVKQL; encoded by the coding sequence ATGAGCGACTTTTTGCCAACTGGCATTCAATTGAGCTATCTGGTGGCCGCGTCCTTGTTCTTCGTCGGCTTGAAGCGCCTCGGCTCACCTGCAACTGCACGCCAAGGCAATCGTCTGGCCTCTCTGGCTATGCTCGTGGCGATCGTGGCAACCCTTCTCGATCGCCAGGTTCTCAACCACCAGATGATTTTGCTGGGGATTGCCATCGGCTCTGTCATCGGGGCCATCACGGCTCAAAAAGTGGCGATGACCTCCATGCCCCAATTGGTTGGGCTGTTTAATGGCTTAGGGGGTGCAGCGTCGGCCTTGGTGGCTATGGCTGAGTTTTGGCATTACTTCGACCTCACCGCTGAACCCAATGCTGGCTCAACGATCACGGTTATGTTAGGGGTTCTGATTGGGGGGGTCACCTTTACTGGCTCCCTAGTTGCCTTTGCCAAGCTTCAAGGGCTGATCTCAGGGTCTCCCATCACCTTTCCCCTGCAACAACCCTTTAACGCCGCTTTACTGGCCAGTTTCCTCATTGGGAGTGGCTATCTGGTGGCCACCTCCCCAACCCCCTCTCTGTTTCTGGGCTTGGTCGCCATTTCCCTCGTGTTGGGGATTATGTTTGTCATCCCCATCGGCGGCGGGGATATGCCGGTGGTCATCTCCCTGCTGAACTCCTTTTCTGGGTTAGCGGCGAGTGCGGCTGGGTTTGTGGTGATGAACAATATGCTCATTATCGCTGGGGCCCTGGTGGGTGCATCGGGGATCATTCTCACGATCATCATGTGTAAAGGCATGAACCGCTCCCTGACGAATGTCTTGTTTGCTGCCTTTGGTACTGGAGAAAGTGGCGGAACAGCAGCCGCAGGCGGTAGCGCTCAAGGGGACAAGGTGGTTCGCAACATTGACCCCGAAGAATGCGCCATGATGCTCGGTTACGCCCGTTCTGTGGTCATTGTCCCCGGCTATGGCATGGCGGTGGCTCAAGCGCAGCATTCGATTCGTGAACTGGCGGATCAGCTCGATAAGATGGGCGTGGAGGTGAAGTATGCGATTCACCCCGTCGCTGGACGGATGCCCGGTCACATGAACGTGTTACTGGCTGAAGCCAATGTCCCCTATGATGCCCTCTATGATATGGATGACATCAATCCTCAGTTTGAGGAAACGGACGTGGCCTTGGTGATTGGCGCCAATGATGTGGTCAATCCCTCGGCTCAAACCCAGAAAGATAGCCCGATTTATGGGATGCCGATTATTCAGGTCGATCGCGCCAAACATGCGATCGTCATTAAACGGGGTCTCAGCACCGGGTTTGCTGGGGTTGATAATGAGTTGTTCTACCGCGACAAAACCATGATGTTATTTGGCTCAGCCAAGGAGATGGTTTCGAAGCTGGTCGCGGAAGTGAAGCAGCTCTAA
- a CDS encoding isochorismatase, translating to MLPPWFNPETVDDVWRVPYGDRAQDAHNWQKQHQIRAACEDTQRIGLLLIDVQNTFCIPGFELFVAGRSGKGAVDDNRRLCEFIYRHLGQITEIIPTLDTHSALQIFHPAFWVNEAGDHPAPMSTLDLAEIEAGTWRINPEIVPLLPIDIDGDAYARHYARQLTQESKYPLTIWAYHGMTGGIGHSLVAAVEEACFVHSLVRRSPTRYELKGYHPLTENYSVLKPEVTTTPDGRVIGQKNTDLIEHLLDFDQLIIAGQAKSHCVAWTVRDLCQEIRDRHPEQADSIAQRIYLLDDCTSAVVIPGVVDFTEAAEAAFAEFAAMGMQRVSSQSSSDWLG from the coding sequence ATGTTGCCTCCTTGGTTTAATCCAGAAACTGTTGACGATGTCTGGCGAGTTCCTTATGGCGATCGCGCCCAAGACGCTCACAATTGGCAAAAACAGCATCAGATTCGAGCGGCTTGTGAAGATACACAGCGCATCGGATTACTCTTAATTGATGTGCAAAATACGTTTTGTATCCCAGGATTTGAACTCTTTGTTGCCGGACGCAGTGGCAAGGGGGCAGTGGACGATAACCGGCGGCTTTGCGAGTTTATCTATCGTCACTTGGGGCAGATTACAGAGATTATCCCCACCCTAGACACCCATAGTGCGTTGCAGATTTTTCACCCTGCATTTTGGGTAAATGAGGCGGGGGATCATCCTGCTCCCATGAGTACCTTAGACCTCGCGGAGATTGAGGCCGGAACCTGGCGAATTAATCCAGAGATTGTTCCCCTGTTACCCATCGACATTGATGGGGATGCCTATGCACGTCATTATGCTCGGCAACTGACCCAAGAGAGTAAGTATCCTTTGACTATTTGGGCTTACCATGGCATGACCGGTGGCATTGGCCATAGTTTAGTCGCCGCTGTTGAAGAAGCCTGTTTTGTTCATAGCTTAGTCCGTCGTAGCCCCACCCGCTACGAACTCAAGGGATATCACCCTCTCACGGAGAATTACTCGGTCTTAAAACCTGAAGTAACTACGACCCCTGACGGTCGAGTGATTGGCCAAAAAAACACAGATCTGATTGAGCATCTGCTTGACTTTGACCAGCTGATTATTGCCGGCCAAGCTAAAAGTCACTGTGTGGCTTGGACGGTTCGAGATCTGTGTCAAGAGATTCGCGATCGCCATCCTGAACAGGCGGACAGCATTGCCCAACGGATCTATCTGCTAGACGACTGCACCTCAGCAGTGGTAATTCCGGGTGTCGTGGACTTTACCGAAGCGGCTGAAGCGGCCTTCGCTGAGTTTGCCGCGATGGGGATGCAGCGAGTTTCGTCTCAATCCTCCTCAGACTGGCTAGGTTAG
- a CDS encoding MAPEG family protein, with product MSTLMFIQWSDSLILLLAIAIAAALIYLPYLWVGYARFRVGYDLAAPRAMFDRLPAYAQRATWAHQNSFETFLPFAAAAFMAYITNGGSATTTSAALVFLASRVAYSACYILNVPLLRSASFIVCSLATLLLFAVGLDAAGFHPSL from the coding sequence TTGAGTACCTTGATGTTTATCCAATGGTCTGACTCGCTGATCTTGCTGTTGGCGATCGCGATCGCGGCGGCATTAATTTATTTGCCCTACCTTTGGGTCGGTTATGCTCGCTTTCGGGTGGGATATGATCTCGCTGCCCCGCGTGCCATGTTTGATCGTCTCCCGGCCTATGCACAACGGGCCACTTGGGCACATCAGAATTCTTTCGAGACGTTCCTACCGTTTGCAGCGGCGGCGTTCATGGCCTACATCACTAACGGAGGATCGGCGACAACAACCTCGGCGGCGTTGGTTTTCTTGGCCTCTCGTGTTGCCTATTCGGCCTGTTATATCTTAAATGTGCCGTTGTTACGGTCAGCCTCGTTTATCGTCTGCAGTCTAGCCACGTTGCTGCTGTTTGCGGTTGGCTTGGATGCTGCGGGATTCCATCCCAGTCTCTAA
- a CDS encoding DNA recombination-mediator protein A, which yields MSQTTETSEKVDVFLQELAAIQQSGSKRIAILGSRHVPITHQHLIEVMSYALVLGGNRLITSGATGTNSAAIRGAMRADPNQLTVILPQSLKRQGKESRKQLDQVMHLVEHPEHDELSLAEASANCNLEIISRCQQLICFAFHDSHTLLQTCRDAEDQRKIVTLFYFD from the coding sequence TTGAGTCAAACTACAGAGACTTCCGAGAAAGTTGACGTTTTTCTACAAGAGCTGGCTGCTATTCAGCAGTCCGGTTCCAAACGCATCGCGATTCTCGGGTCGCGTCATGTTCCTATCACTCATCAACATCTAATTGAGGTGATGAGTTATGCCCTGGTCTTAGGAGGAAATCGCCTAATCACCTCAGGGGCAACCGGCACCAATTCCGCTGCGATTCGCGGAGCCATGCGTGCTGATCCCAATCAGTTAACGGTGATTCTTCCGCAAAGCCTAAAACGTCAAGGGAAGGAGTCCCGCAAACAGCTCGATCAAGTCATGCACTTGGTGGAACATCCAGAACATGATGAGTTGTCCCTAGCTGAAGCCAGTGCCAACTGTAACTTGGAGATTATTAGCCGCTGTCAGCAGTTAATTTGCTTTGCCTTCCATGACAGTCACACCCTGCTGCAAACCTGCCGTGATGCAGAAGACCAGCGTAAAATCGTGACGCTGTTTTATTTCGATTGA
- a CDS encoding phosphotransacetylase family protein, whose amino-acid sequence MPNPPKYLIVGSIEPYSGKTSSLLGLAHQLQKTGLEFAIGQPLAPASSSSEGSMLIKAEVDFIAQQLNLSGDRVQSPILTLSPEMLAKRLQGEDVTDYMALVQGLPIPDVDLVMWEGPTSLSEGRSFDLSLPQLAERVDAAVLLVVRYDSMLTIDRVLSAKAQLGDRPLGIILNNVPTDELDQVQTGVQPFLERSGITVVGILPHSALLRSVSVQDVVKNLDAEVLCGKERLDLMIESIQIGAMSVNSAVKYFQQSFNTAIVTGGDRADIQLAALETATHCLILTGHHLTPSDLVLNRAEEVEIPVISVERDTLTTVELLDAMFGRTPVREPMKLDYIYQMAQEHLQIDRLLNLLELRDRG is encoded by the coding sequence GTGCCGAACCCCCCCAAATATCTAATCGTTGGGTCGATTGAACCCTATAGTGGCAAAACCTCTAGTCTCTTGGGACTGGCGCATCAACTGCAAAAAACCGGTCTTGAATTCGCCATTGGACAACCCTTGGCTCCTGCGAGCAGCTCATCGGAGGGGTCAATGCTGATTAAGGCAGAAGTGGATTTTATCGCCCAACAGTTAAATCTGAGTGGCGATCGCGTCCAATCGCCGATCCTAACCCTATCACCGGAGATGTTGGCGAAACGGCTGCAAGGGGAAGATGTCACGGATTACATGGCCCTAGTTCAAGGCTTACCGATCCCCGATGTGGACTTGGTGATGTGGGAAGGTCCCACGAGCTTATCGGAGGGACGTAGCTTTGATCTGTCTCTACCCCAATTGGCGGAACGGGTTGATGCCGCAGTTCTGTTGGTGGTTCGCTATGACTCGATGTTAACCATTGACCGAGTTCTCTCGGCGAAGGCTCAGTTGGGCGATCGCCCCTTAGGGATTATCCTCAACAATGTCCCCACGGATGAGTTAGATCAGGTTCAGACTGGCGTACAACCCTTTTTGGAACGCTCGGGCATTACCGTGGTGGGCATTCTACCCCATAGTGCCTTGCTACGCAGTGTCAGTGTGCAGGATGTGGTCAAAAATCTTGACGCCGAGGTGCTTTGTGGGAAGGAGCGTCTGGATTTGATGATTGAGAGCATCCAGATTGGCGCCATGAGCGTTAATTCGGCGGTGAAATACTTTCAGCAAAGCTTCAACACCGCCATTGTGACGGGGGGCGATCGCGCGGACATTCAACTGGCTGCCTTGGAGACGGCTACTCACTGTCTGATTCTCACGGGACATCACCTAACCCCGAGTGATTTAGTTCTGAATCGGGCCGAAGAGGTAGAAATTCCGGTCATCTCTGTTGAACGAGACACCCTAACCACCGTCGAACTTCTCGATGCCATGTTTGGCCGCACACCAGTCCGAGAACCGATGAAGCTGGACTACATCTATCAGATGGCCCAAGAACATTTGCAGATTGATCGGCTCCTCAACCTACTGGAGTTAAGAGATCGAGGATAA
- the ebsA gene encoding type IV pilus biogenesis protein EbsA, with the protein MSLENLQPAPKAKVMVYLPYYKTNNQRSALPLAIGLYEKGNLEGERRIEGGKNIPFVATWNVSSLPADPTRCRLQFDANADLSYETTMANYEFLNFVIELLIIFKKYRVVDFSKGFYHKLLDVDE; encoded by the coding sequence ATGTCACTGGAAAATCTGCAACCGGCTCCCAAGGCGAAGGTGATGGTTTACCTTCCGTACTATAAGACCAACAATCAACGCAGCGCCTTGCCCCTGGCCATTGGCCTGTACGAGAAGGGGAACCTCGAAGGAGAGCGTCGCATTGAGGGGGGCAAGAATATTCCCTTCGTGGCCACCTGGAATGTCTCAAGCCTCCCGGCCGATCCGACCCGCTGTCGCTTGCAGTTCGACGCGAATGCCGATTTGAGCTACGAGACCACGATGGCCAATTATGAGTTTCTTAATTTTGTCATCGAACTGCTGATTATCTTTAAGAAATATCGAGTTGTCGATTTCTCTAAGGGGTTTTATCACAAACTCTTAGATGTCGATGAGTAA
- a CDS encoding glycosyltransferase, with the protein MPVNFWFDRNPSQPWEPLTTILSDRPLDKAASVSSASTRASSYRGYAGRRGKAAVMLLLIWGGMISLHFLSWGVWVIWGLTGLVGVHGLRTILSSPPRRQLTSVSTSISRETPPPYVSFLIPAKNEEAAIAPLIEMLDQLDYPGDRYDIWAIDDNSSDGTPELLDTLSQQYDRLQVLHRDHTARGGKSGALNQAVRLAQGEIIAIFDADAQVSSDFLWRVLPLFEGDRVGAVQVRKVISNASDNLWTQGQRLEMILDAYLQEQRVALGGIGELRGNGQVIRRSALERCGHFNEETITDDLDLTLRLHLDHWDIDCVTLPTVREEGVTQPLALWHQRSRWAEGGYQRYLDYWRLLCGRRLSLSKRFDLLVFLWIQYLLPTAALPDLLLSLVRTRLPLLSPMTTLTISLSLVWMGLGLRRVNRQEGKQPPLPLLLRDTIQGTLYMLHWLLVMVATTARLAVRPKRLKWVKTVHRGVQESH; encoded by the coding sequence ATGCCGGTAAATTTTTGGTTTGATCGCAATCCCTCTCAACCCTGGGAACCCTTGACGACGATTTTGTCCGACCGCCCCTTGGACAAGGCCGCCTCAGTCTCTTCAGCGTCAACCCGGGCCTCATCCTATCGAGGGTATGCCGGACGACGAGGTAAAGCCGCCGTGATGTTACTGCTGATTTGGGGGGGGATGATTAGCTTGCATTTCCTCTCCTGGGGGGTCTGGGTCATCTGGGGACTCACCGGTTTAGTGGGGGTTCATGGTCTGAGGACGATTCTATCCTCTCCTCCCCGTCGTCAACTGACATCCGTATCGACCTCCATCTCTAGGGAAACTCCGCCCCCCTACGTCTCGTTTCTGATCCCGGCCAAAAATGAGGAAGCGGCGATCGCCCCCTTGATTGAGATGTTAGATCAACTGGACTATCCGGGCGATCGCTATGATATTTGGGCCATTGACGACAACAGCAGCGACGGAACCCCAGAACTGCTCGATACCCTAAGCCAGCAATATGACCGTCTACAGGTCTTGCATCGGGACCACACGGCTCGCGGCGGCAAATCCGGCGCTCTCAATCAAGCGGTACGACTGGCCCAAGGGGAGATTATCGCGATCTTTGATGCCGATGCCCAGGTCAGTTCAGACTTCCTCTGGCGAGTCTTGCCCCTGTTCGAGGGCGATCGCGTCGGCGCCGTCCAGGTTCGTAAGGTTATCAGCAATGCCAGCGACAACCTCTGGACTCAGGGACAACGCCTGGAAATGATTTTAGATGCCTATCTCCAAGAACAACGAGTTGCCCTGGGCGGAATTGGCGAACTGCGGGGCAACGGACAAGTCATTCGACGTAGTGCCCTAGAACGCTGTGGCCATTTCAACGAAGAAACCATTACCGACGACTTGGACTTAACCCTACGGCTCCATCTGGATCACTGGGACATTGATTGTGTCACCCTGCCCACCGTTCGCGAGGAAGGGGTCACCCAGCCCCTGGCCCTGTGGCATCAACGCTCTCGTTGGGCCGAAGGAGGCTACCAACGCTATCTCGACTATTGGCGACTCCTGTGCGGCCGGCGGCTGAGTCTGTCCAAACGCTTCGATTTACTGGTCTTCCTGTGGATTCAATATCTCTTACCCACAGCAGCCTTACCGGATTTACTCCTCTCCCTCGTACGAACTCGCCTGCCCCTGCTTAGCCCCATGACCACGTTAACCATCAGTCTCTCTCTTGTCTGGATGGGCCTGGGCTTACGACGGGTAAATCGTCAAGAAGGCAAACAACCGCCCTTGCCCCTACTACTGCGAGATACCATTCAGGGAACCCTCTATATGCTACATTGGCTCTTGGTCATGGTCGCCACGACCGCCCGCCTAGCAGTTCGCCCCAAACGGCTCAAATGGGTGAAAACAGTTCACCGAGGCGTACAGGAGTCTCACTAG
- a CDS encoding DNA polymerase III subunit gamma/tau translates to MVYEPLHHKYRPATFADLVGQSAIASTLTNAIRQERIAPAYLFCGPRGTGKTSSARIFAKSLNCLTSDRPTATPCGTCDACRSIARGSALDVIEIDAASNTGVDNIRELIERAQFAPVQARYKVYIIDECHMLSTAAFNSLLKTLEEPPAHVIFILATTDPQRVLPTIISRCQRFDYRRIALDAMTGHLRYIAEEEAIAITDDALTLIAQLAQGGLRDAESVLDQLSLLPEEIDVERVWDLVGAVPERDLLTLLEAIAQNNPQQVLEQCRYLLDRGREPPIVMQNLAAFYRDLLIAKTAPHRNDLVTVTAQTWEALCQFAQQWDERLILAGSQHLRACDSQVRHTTQPRLWLEVTLLGLLPANLQPPQTPPSNAPLTPSQAVSTPMASVAPVAPAPAPQAPVQPAIPPTPAPQAPVQPAITPSPAARTHSPAPQTSSQEPAPSPSPPPPDPAPEATGSHNLPQVWQQVLENIEFRATRELLRQQGRLLSFDGQTAQIGVPKALIKMAETKVTDIEAAFQNTLHKTIRVKIGPAQGQVGGSSPPTSHPQALPPSPNGTASAPSVAVVTPSPPTDASFGSSEPARGTTTVETPPWEESASVSPPEPQTAPIESNGHSQSPGTVAAEAVQGAEDPLGSQNQTQLGSMAAATDPQDAEGSWEVDKLHQVAQQFAQFFNGHVVDLDDDLDFEL, encoded by the coding sequence GTGGTTTATGAGCCTTTACACCACAAATATCGTCCTGCCACCTTTGCCGATCTCGTTGGACAGTCGGCGATCGCCAGTACCCTAACCAATGCCATTCGCCAAGAACGGATCGCACCGGCTTACCTATTTTGTGGGCCTCGGGGAACGGGGAAAACCTCCAGTGCGCGGATTTTTGCCAAATCCCTAAACTGCTTGACTAGCGATCGCCCCACCGCAACCCCCTGCGGAACCTGTGACGCGTGCCGCAGCATTGCCCGAGGCTCAGCCCTCGATGTCATTGAAATTGACGCCGCCAGTAACACCGGCGTTGATAACATTCGTGAACTCATCGAACGGGCCCAATTTGCCCCAGTCCAAGCCCGTTACAAAGTCTATATTATCGACGAATGCCATATGCTCAGTACGGCGGCATTCAACTCCCTATTAAAAACCCTAGAAGAACCCCCAGCTCACGTTATTTTCATCCTGGCTACCACCGATCCGCAGCGAGTTTTACCCACCATTATTTCTCGCTGTCAACGGTTTGACTATCGCCGCATTGCCCTCGATGCTATGACCGGGCATTTGCGCTATATCGCCGAGGAAGAGGCCATCGCCATCACCGATGACGCCCTTACCCTCATTGCTCAACTGGCTCAGGGAGGATTGCGAGATGCCGAGAGCGTTCTCGATCAACTGAGCTTGTTACCCGAAGAAATCGACGTCGAACGAGTCTGGGATTTAGTGGGAGCCGTCCCAGAACGGGATTTGCTGACCTTGCTGGAGGCGATCGCCCAAAACAACCCTCAACAAGTCTTAGAACAATGTCGCTATCTCCTCGATCGCGGACGAGAACCCCCCATTGTCATGCAAAATCTCGCCGCCTTCTATCGAGATTTACTCATCGCCAAAACCGCCCCCCACCGCAACGATCTCGTCACCGTGACGGCCCAAACTTGGGAGGCCCTCTGTCAGTTCGCCCAGCAGTGGGACGAACGCCTCATTCTGGCCGGTTCCCAGCACTTACGCGCCTGCGATTCTCAGGTTCGCCATACCACCCAACCCCGTCTCTGGTTAGAAGTTACCTTACTGGGGTTACTTCCGGCGAACTTGCAGCCGCCCCAAACTCCCCCGTCTAACGCCCCCCTGACCCCATCCCAGGCGGTATCAACTCCCATGGCTTCTGTGGCGCCTGTGGCTCCCGCTCCAGCACCTCAGGCTCCCGTTCAACCTGCCATCCCCCCCACTCCGGCACCTCAAGCTCCCGTTCAACCCGCCATCACCCCCAGCCCAGCCGCTAGAACTCACTCCCCAGCCCCCCAGACTTCAAGCCAAGAGCCAGCCCCCAGCCCTTCTCCCCCCCCTCCAGACCCCGCACCCGAAGCCACAGGTTCCCATAATTTGCCCCAAGTCTGGCAGCAAGTTCTGGAAAATATCGAATTCCGGGCTACCCGAGAACTCTTACGCCAACAGGGGCGTTTGCTGAGTTTTGATGGTCAAACTGCCCAGATTGGCGTACCGAAAGCCCTCATCAAAATGGCAGAAACCAAAGTTACTGACATTGAAGCGGCCTTCCAGAACACCCTACATAAAACCATCCGCGTCAAAATTGGCCCCGCCCAGGGACAAGTTGGAGGCTCCAGCCCCCCCACCTCTCATCCCCAAGCGTTGCCGCCCTCCCCTAACGGCACAGCCTCTGCCCCCTCTGTGGCCGTCGTAACCCCTTCCCCACCGACTGACGCCTCTTTCGGGTCATCTGAGCCGGCTAGAGGCACAACGACAGTAGAGACTCCTCCCTGGGAAGAGTCTGCATCGGTCAGTCCCCCGGAACCACAGACAGCTCCCATCGAGAGTAACGGTCATTCTCAGTCCCCAGGAACCGTTGCGGCTGAGGCAGTCCAGGGGGCGGAAGACCCTCTCGGTTCTCAAAACCAAACTCAACTGGGGTCTATGGCTGCTGCTACTGACCCTCAAGACGCTGAGGGCAGTTGGGAGGTTGACAAACTGCATCAGGTGGCTCAACAGTTTGCCCAGTTCTTCAATGGCCATGTGGTCGATTTAGACGATGACCTGGACTTTGAACTCTAG
- a CDS encoding peptidylprolyl isomerase, producing MTENFITIDDQAISLKQAIGYLNTTGDLPKFIQRILYRHIIEQTLSHRLDIAVEPQQIEQAIVNFRTQNNLTDPTRFEEWLKSQGLTYESFQKRVSESLRVEVLKQKEISQESRKYFNENKAALDRIVLSRIVVLAQALANEIQQQLSSGTATFEALAKQHSVTNDSSVGGLMGTLQMGQLPPEIRGQLAGHGTGDIIGPLEVEGRYTILRIEQILPAAYEGDLRKQLEERFFAQWLQNQLKDHEIKLNVE from the coding sequence ATGACTGAAAATTTCATTACCATTGATGACCAGGCAATTTCTCTAAAACAAGCCATTGGTTATCTCAATACCACGGGAGATCTCCCGAAGTTCATTCAGCGGATTCTCTACCGCCACATCATTGAACAAACCTTGAGCCACCGCTTGGATATTGCAGTGGAACCTCAACAAATTGAACAGGCGATCGTTAACTTCCGAACTCAAAACAACCTCACAGACCCAACTCGCTTTGAGGAATGGCTTAAATCTCAAGGGCTGACCTATGAGTCTTTCCAAAAACGAGTCTCTGAATCTTTACGAGTCGAAGTGCTCAAGCAAAAGGAAATCAGCCAGGAGTCTCGCAAGTATTTCAACGAGAACAAAGCAGCGTTAGATCGCATTGTTTTGTCGCGGATTGTGGTTTTAGCTCAAGCTCTAGCCAATGAGATTCAGCAGCAACTCAGTAGCGGAACGGCGACCTTTGAGGCGTTGGCTAAACAGCATTCGGTGACCAATGATAGTTCCGTGGGTGGACTGATGGGAACCTTACAAATGGGACAACTTCCACCAGAAATTCGTGGTCAGTTAGCTGGACATGGTACCGGGGATATTATTGGTCCGCTAGAAGTGGAAGGACGCTATACCATTCTCCGGATTGAGCAGATTTTACCCGCCGCCTATGAAGGAGATTTACGCAAACAACTAGAAGAGCGATTTTTCGCTCAATGGCTGCAAAATCAACTCAAGGACCATGAAATTAAATTGAATGTTGAATAG
- a CDS encoding N-acetylmannosamine-6-phosphate 2-epimerase → MAIAHSSLLSSLQGGLIISCQAPPDSPLHVPEIIAAMAEAAVNQGAVGIRVDSPAHVRAVRQRLPKIPLIGLWKQVSADSDVYITPQFHHAEAIAQAGADIIALDATERPRPQGDTLAEIVQRVQEKLEIPMMADIDSLEAARVAHQLGIEIIGTTLYGYTAATAEQSPPAWELLSDLVRDCPGFIICEGGISSPEMAQRAIALGANAVVVGTAITGIDMLVQRYRSAILGQ, encoded by the coding sequence ATGGCGATCGCCCACTCCTCCCTCCTCTCCTCTTTACAAGGGGGACTGATTATATCCTGTCAAGCCCCGCCTGATTCTCCTCTTCATGTGCCTGAGATTATTGCCGCGATGGCAGAAGCCGCCGTCAACCAAGGGGCTGTGGGAATTCGGGTGGATAGTCCCGCTCATGTGCGAGCCGTGCGTCAGCGATTACCCAAGATTCCTCTGATTGGTTTATGGAAGCAAGTCTCGGCTGACAGTGACGTTTACATCACCCCACAATTCCACCATGCTGAGGCCATTGCCCAAGCCGGGGCAGACATTATCGCCCTCGACGCCACAGAACGGCCTCGTCCCCAGGGAGACACGTTAGCGGAGATAGTGCAACGAGTCCAGGAGAAACTGGAAATCCCCATGATGGCCGATATTGATAGCCTAGAGGCCGCTCGGGTAGCTCATCAGCTTGGGATTGAGATTATCGGAACCACCCTCTACGGCTATACGGCCGCCACCGCTGAACAATCGCCGCCAGCCTGGGAACTCCTCTCAGATCTGGTTCGGGATTGTCCCGGATTCATTATCTGTGAAGGGGGAATCAGCTCCCCCGAGATGGCACAACGGGCGATCGCCCTCGGGGCCAATGCTGTTGTCGTCGGCACCGCGATTACGGGGATTGATATGCTGGTTCAACGCTATCGCAGCGCAATACTGGGGCAGTAG